The window CGCATGCGCCGGACGCGGCGGCAGGATAACGAATCCGAGCAACTTTTCCGGAAATTCGACGAAAAGGCGGATATTTTTCCGTCCGGCAAGGTCAATATCGTCCTCGGTGACGACCGTTTGCAGGTCGGGATATTCATCCGCAAGGACCAGCACCCCCGATTCGTTGGGCGCATAACGCAATGCTTCGAGCGGCGTGTCGAAACGCATCCATGTGCCCCCGCGGGAAGACAACAAATCGTACAAGTCATTGTCCGGCTGACAGGCAAAAACAAGCCGCATGCGCGCCGGCTCCTGCGCATGAATGCCCGCGGATGCCAGGCAAAGCACCAAAACCAGGGAACACATCACGGCGCACCGCGCGCCGTACGATATATGCGACGCTGGAAACGAAGCCATGAAATGCAATCCGCAATCAACAATTCGTTTCATGGTCAAACTCCTTCCCGATTGCCTTCTGCCATCAGATGACCCGTTCGCGGCGTTCATTGTACCAACGTTTGAGCGCCCCAAACCAGCGACAGACGGCCCGCAAACATGGACAATGAATCGTCAGCGTTCTGCCTTCTGCCTCTTATACCATTCCACAAACCGTCCGACACCCTCGTCCATCGAAAATTTCGGCGCGTAACCCAGCAGCGCCCGGGCATGATCGATATCCGCGAACGTGATGGACACATCACCCGGCTGCAAGGGCCGCGGCTCGATGATCGCCTCCTTGCCGCAGTGGCGTGCGATCATCTCGATGAGATCGCGCAGGCTGGTCGTATGATGTTCGCCCAGATTGAAGATTTCGTAGCGGAACGGCGTGTCCACGCACCGCACCAACCCGTCCAGAATATCCTCGATATACGTGTAATCCCGCCGCGTTGAACCATCGCCAAACATCGGCACCGGCCGCCCCTCGAGGATCAGCCGGGTAAACTTGTGGATGGCCATGTCGGGACGCTGCCGCGGACCGTACACGGTGAAGAACCGCAGCATCGTCACGTTCAGCCCGTACAAATGGCTGTACACGTGCGCCTGGAGTTCGTTCATCCGTTTCGTGGCCGCGTAAGGGCTCACCGGACGCGCCACGGGATCCGTTTCGCGGAACGGCACATCGGTCGAACCGCCGTACACCGACGAACTCGACGCGAAAACGAGGTTGTCCACCTTGAAATCGCGGCACGCATCGAGTATGTGCTGGCCGCCGATTACGTTCACGCGATGGTACAGATTCGGATTTTCGACCGACGGCCGCACCCCCGCGCGCGCCGCCAGATGAACGACCACTTCCGGACGTTCCGCCTCGAAGACCGCACGCAAGCCGGGCTCGTCGCAAATATCGGTTTCGTGCAGCGTGTAGCGTTCGTTCTTCAGGGCTTCCGCCACATTGGCCCGCTTGATCGCCGGATTATAATAATCGTTGAACTCGTCCAAACCCGCAACCGTATCGCCACGGTCCAGCAATCGTTCCGCCAAATGCGAGCCGATGAACCCCGCCGCGCCTGTAATCAACACCCGCTTCATGCCTTCACTCCTGTTCCCTTGAATGATGGCAGGGACTATACCAGCCATGAAGCCTTCCCCGCCAGCCTGTCGAAGAAAAGGCCATATGCAATGGGGATAGAACCCTTCAACACGAACGAGACTGGCAATCCCCTTTCGGCAAATATGCACCCCAGCGGCAACGACATCGCAACAAAACGCACGGACCCATCCGGCGTGTTGCCTGATTATCCAGTCTTGATGGCATAGATTGACGCAGGATACGTCACTGGCTGCCGAATGGGCGGTAAGAACAAAACGATAACCCGTCTCCGGCCCGGAAAATCAACAAATTGATCAGTTGAAAATCGTTTTGAAATAGTCGCTGTTGTCCAGCAGATTCAGTTCGATTTTCGCGAAAGACCGGACTTCTTCGTCGGAGATCGGCGCATGCGTTACCCGAGCCGGCTTGGATTCCGGCGGAACGGATTTGTGTTCGTGATTTTCACCTTGCGGGACAAACTCATCCGGCGGGGATTCGTCGGAAGCGCCTTCCTCGGCAATCATCAGTTCCACCCGTTCGCGAATAAATTTGGAGAGCACAGCCACAAGGTGCTCACGCTTCTCGTGAATCGTGCCTTGGGCCATAATTTCCTTGTCAAGCGGTAATACATGGCCGCAGAACACCACCACAAGTCCTTGGCATTCCGGGCACGGTCCGATGATAATAGTCCCGACCGGAGGCAACATAATCTGACCGTGTGCGTTGCAATGCGGGCACTTCACTTCGATGAGTGACAACATGGTCAATACCTCCTTGTCTTGGCCACAACTTCAGGCCTATCTTCTTTCTGCTATAACTATATCTTATAACACATCATTTTGTCAAGGTAATCCCGCTTTTATTGAAAATCCGGGAAATAACAGCAAATTTTTTGATTTTCCCGCCGGGTATGCGGCATTTTCAAACTGCGAAAATCGCTTTTACCGGGTTGTTGCGGGAGAATTTGCCGTCTTTGCCTGAATTGCCTGGAGTAATTCTTGGGCTTCATCGCGGCGCGTGGCCTTTCGATCATGCCAGCCCGGATAGGTCAGGAGCGTTGTTCCGTAGACTTGTCGAATGGATTCGATCGTTACCTCGGTGGTGGCATCTGAAGCCGGTTTCAAGGATATGGTGTACTTGGTTCGATTCAACCGCAACAGGCTGTGGCGCTGGCCGGTAAAAGCCACGAAGACGCCGCGCTTGTCTCGCGTGTAAATATCATACCCCTTTTCACGCAAGACGGCCTTCGTCATCTGCCATGCTTCATCGAAGGGCGCATTGATCGTGACCGTTTCGGTAATGGCAAACCCGGTGGTGTCCCGTGCGGCGCGCGCACAACCGCCCACGGCGGCCAGTATCGCCAGCAACGCCAAAACCTGCCCTACGTTACGGATTTTCATGGCGGCTCCTTCCTGAAGCGACGATGCCGTTTCCCGCTTCTTCCGCAAAGCGGGATTTTACGTTGAGCGGATTCTAGCACACGCATGGATCGCGGTCAAGCCTTTGCGAAGCGCTAGAAACCGGATGCCGCGGGTTGCTAGAATGAACTTCATACCGACTGTTGAAGGGAGGTTTTCCATGCGGATTGTATGTGCAACGTTCGTTGTGATGGGCGTCATGATCGTTTTTGCCTCAACTGTTTTCCCCGATATCCTGGCCGACAAAGACAAGATGGCCGTCCGGGACGGCGTTCTTTATTTGGGGAAGAATCCGTTTATGATGCGCGCCGTTCGGGTATCCGAAATGGCGCTGCGAAGCACGGCGCCGTCCGAATGGGCGGCAACGCTTGCCCGGATTGCCGACGCGGGCGGCAATGCCGTGTGCTTTACCCTTCCAGGGTATGCCGCAGACGGTTCGCTTTCACCGGGCACGGCTAGGACAATCAAGGCCCTCATGGACGCGGCGTTGTGGCGGCGGATGGGGGGGCTTTGCAGGATTTTGCCTAAAAAGGCGCTTGATGATAAGGAAAAATGTCTTACGATGGTCCGATCGGCCGCAGCGGTATTGAAAAACGAAAACCGCCTGGTCTACTGGATTGACGGCCCCAATGCCGACGAACTGGTAAAGGCGTTTCGCGAAGCCGCACCCGGCCTTGTCGTCGCCGCGAAATCCGGCGGCGACATCGAAGTGGTCGAAAAACTGGTGGACAAGCCCCCTGTGCGTGGAAAGAAATCATCGCGTAGACCGGCCAAACAAACTGAAAAACCCTTGATGCTTTCAGGAGAAATACCCCCGGCGGAACGCCTCGGTTCGGTCCATTTCGTTTTACCTGGAAATGAGCAATCCTATGTTGATCTGGAGGCCGCGATGAAAAATCCCGCGGAATCCGCGGCGTGGAAACCGGATAATTCCACACTTTCCGAACGGGAACGAGCGGAAGGGTTTGTTTCTTTGTTCGACGGCAAGACGCTTGACGGCTGGTGGTTTCTTGGCGCCAACACGAAGGGATTCGCGGTCGAAAACGGCGCCATTGTCTGGAAAGCGGAAGGGGGGCGCGCTTTGTATACACGCGATCGTTACGACAACTTTATTCTGCGTTTGGAGTGGAAAATCAACAAGGGGGGCAACAGCGGAATCTATCTCCGCGCGCCGCGCGCGGGACGGCAGTCGAAGATTGGTATGGAATTCCAATTGCAGGGCGATGCGGGGCAACCGGTAACGAATCAGACCAGCGGCGCCATTTACGATGTCGTCGCGCCACGGGTGAATGCAACCAAATCGCCCGGAGAGTGGAATACCGTCGAAATCCTGTTGGATGGCGGTCGTTTCCGTGCAGTGATGAACGATCAGGTTGTGCAGGAAACGGATTTGGAGCAGAACGACGAACTCCGAATGCGCCTGCGGCGGGGTTTCATCGGATTGCAGGATCACGGTTCGTTCGTGGCATTCAGGAATATTCGCATCAAGAGACTGTAGCGGCCGCATTTCACTTTCGGGGCCGCCGGCCGGCAAATCCATGTGGGAGGTTCGCGCATGCGCAACCCGCGGTGGTGTGCAAGTATCCTCGCCTTGTTGTTGATAGGCTGTTCGGCGCGGGGATTTGTTCAGGGGACCGTGGCCGGGGAAACCGGACATGAGGGCGCGGTGCGGGTGGTCGGGGAAACCGAGGAGGGCGGTGTGGGGGTGCTCACCGTCGAAATTCCCTATCTGGATGTGCGCGGAAAAACCAAACTCGGCATGGGGCGCCTGATGGTCCGCGCGCAGGAGTTGCGGTCGGGCAGGCCGATCCCCGTTTTCTGCCATGTTCATTACGAGAAGGACATCGGCGGCG of the Candidatus Hydrogenedentota bacterium genome contains:
- a CDS encoding DUF1080 domain-containing protein, which translates into the protein MRIVCATFVVMGVMIVFASTVFPDILADKDKMAVRDGVLYLGKNPFMMRAVRVSEMALRSTAPSEWAATLARIADAGGNAVCFTLPGYAADGSLSPGTARTIKALMDAALWRRMGGLCRILPKKALDDKEKCLTMVRSAAAVLKNENRLVYWIDGPNADELVKAFREAAPGLVVAAKSGGDIEVVEKLVDKPPVRGKKSSRRPAKQTEKPLMLSGEIPPAERLGSVHFVLPGNEQSYVDLEAAMKNPAESAAWKPDNSTLSERERAEGFVSLFDGKTLDGWWFLGANTKGFAVENGAIVWKAEGGRALYTRDRYDNFILRLEWKINKGGNSGIYLRAPRAGRQSKIGMEFQLQGDAGQPVTNQTSGAIYDVVAPRVNATKSPGEWNTVEILLDGGRFRAVMNDQVVQETDLEQNDELRMRLRRGFIGLQDHGSFVAFRNIRIKRL
- a CDS encoding GDP-mannose 4,6-dehydratase, which produces MKRVLITGAAGFIGSHLAERLLDRGDTVAGLDEFNDYYNPAIKRANVAEALKNERYTLHETDICDEPGLRAVFEAERPEVVVHLAARAGVRPSVENPNLYHRVNVIGGQHILDACRDFKVDNLVFASSSSVYGGSTDVPFRETDPVARPVSPYAATKRMNELQAHVYSHLYGLNVTMLRFFTVYGPRQRPDMAIHKFTRLILEGRPVPMFGDGSTRRDYTYIEDILDGLVRCVDTPFRYEIFNLGEHHTTSLRDLIEMIARHCGKEAIIEPRPLQPGDVSITFADIDHARALLGYAPKFSMDEGVGRFVEWYKRQKAER